The Acidobacteriota bacterium genomic interval CAAATATAGTTGGAGGATGTTGTGGAACAGACCCTGAGTACATAAAAGAAATAAAAAAATTGATCAAAAATTAATTTTATGCAGGAAAAAATAATCAAATGATCATAATTGGTGAAAGATTAAATTCTTCACGGAAAGAAGTGCTTGAGGCTCTAAAGTCAAAGGATAAAGAATTTATTTTGAAAGAATCGAAACAACAGAAAGAAAAAGGAGCGGAATTTATTGATTTAAATGCTTCGCTGTTGATGGAAAAAGAACTCGAAACATTGAAATGGGCAATTCCGATTATTGAAAAAGAAGCTGGGATCCCTGTTTCCATTGATTCCTCGGATGTAAAGGTATTAGAAAAATCTCTTGAAATTCATCAGGGAAAAGCTATTTTAAATTCTCTAACGATTGAATCTAAAAAAATAAAATATCTCTCCGGAATTATAAAGGAAAAAAAACCTTACATCATCGGTCTTCTTATAGATAAAGATGGAATGCCAAATTCGCCTGAGGAAGCATACAGGAAAACTTTAAATTTCCTTGAGATTATCAAGCATGAAGGTATTGATGAAAGTGAGATATTTATCGATCCCCTGGTAAGACCAATTGCTACAAACTCGAACATTGCAAACATTTTTTTTGAATCTCTTATTAAAATAAAAAAAAGCATTCCTGAACTCAAAACAGTCGCTGGAATCAGTAATGTATCATTTGGCCTTCCAAGAAGAAAATTAATCAATCGCATTTTTCTGACGATATCAATTTTTAATGGACTCGATGCAGCTATCCTCGACCCCCTTGATGATGAAATAATATCAACTATTTTTTCAGTTGAAGCACTGTTGGGTAAGGATAAAAATTTAAAAAATTATCTTTTATTTTGCAGGAAATTGAAAAATCAGTATTAATTAAAATTAAATATGAGCAGGAAAGGTGACAAAGAAAACCAATCATTTGACCTCTCTAAAAAGTCTTTTCATTTTCACCCTTCCTGCTCTAATTTATAATTAAGTAAGAATATTCTTAAAAAATGAAAGCAGTAGAGATAAAAAATTTACATAAAACTTTTTTCAGGGGTTTGTTCAAAAAAAAGAAAACAGAAGCATTAAAAGGCATTAATCTTACCATAGAGGAAGGAGAAATTTTTTGTATTTTAGGACCAAATGGCTCTGGGAAAACTACTCTGATAAATATTCTTTCCACTCTGCTTTTACCGGATAAAGGTGAAGTTAAAATTTTTGGAAGGGATATTTTTAAGTCTGGAAATGATTTAAAAACAATTATAAACCTGTGTTCAGGGAATCCAAATTTTCCTTGGCTTTTCACGATAGAAGAAACTTTAAGATTTTATGGTATGCTCTACGGTCTTAAATCCAATAAACTCAAAGAGAAAATTAAATGGGGTATGGATACTTTCCGCTTGTGGGAATTTGCAGATAAAAAATTTGATGAGTTATCTACAGGAACAAAACAGAGAGTCTCCCTTGCAAAAAGTTTGCTTAATGACCCTAAACTGTTATTTCTTGATGAACCAACTGTAGGGCTTGACCCTGACATAGCGCATAAAATAAGAAAAATTATAAAAGAGATTCATGAGAAGAATAGAATTACAATTATCCTGACAACTCATTATATGAACGAAGCTGAATTCCTGTCCGAACGAATCGCTTTTCTAAGAAATGGTGAAATCCTTTTCACAGGAACCTCTGAAGAATTAAAAGAAAAAATCTCAGCTTCAACTCTTGAGGAGGCATTCATTGAATTGGCTAAATAAAACATCTGCTTTTATCTTCAGAAACTGGATATTTTCAAAAAGAAGTTTCTTTTCTCTGGCCGAACTTCTTTTTTGGCCTGTCATTGGCTTACTTTCTATTGGATTGATGGCTGATTTTTTTCAATTTACAAAAAGAGAATTGGGCTTCGTTCTTTCAGGCTCAATTGCAATGGGTGTCCTGCAAGTAACTCAATTAGATGTCTCCTACAGCCTTCTATTTGATATATGGTCAAAAAGCATAAAGCATATATTTCTCTCTCCAATTGGTGTCTCAGAATCTCTTCTGGGTTCATGGATCGTTGGCGTGGTTAGAGGATTTATAGTTTTTTTAATTCTTTTAATTTTTTCAACATGGGCATTTGATTTCGAGATACCGAGCGTTATTCCTGTTATAATATTTTTACTTGGTCTATTTCTGAGTGGATTAATAATAGGAGCAAATGTGTGTATCCTCATACTATGCTTTGGACAGAGAGCAGAAATCACCGCATGGTCACTGGCAACTTTGTTGATGCTTTTTTGTGGAATTTATTATCCAGTTGATCAGTTACCACTTTTTTTCAACCTTTTTGCAAAAATAATTCCCATCACTTATTTTCTTGAATACTTCAGATCTTTTTACGATTTTGAAATTAGTTCAGGTTATCCACTTTTAAAAGGATTTTCTTTAGGCATTCTTTATTTTATTATGAGTTTAATTCTTATGCGAAAAGCTTCACACAGAGCAAAAAAGACAGGCATAATTTTAAGACTTTCAGAATAATTTATTCTTTTTTGTTATAATTTTTTTATAAATTATTTTATCATCTCCCGGTTTATAAAAATCCTTTATCCAGCACGTCTTTGAATAACTCATACTTTCATAAAGTTTTCTCGCGCTCCTGTATATACTGGATGAAGATGTTTCAATCAGAATAAGCCTTCCATTATCCTTTGCAACTTCAGATTCAAAGTGTTCCATCAACCTTTTAGCAATTCCCTTCCTCTGGAACGAAGGATTCACAGCTATCCAGTATAATTCCCATACCCCTTCCCCTAACAAATTTTTTCCATAACAGATAAAACCCCAAATATCTTCCTCCTTAGATTTATAAACCTTCGTGATATAATCTTTATTTCCTTTAATCGAAAGATCTATCAATTCAATTGCGATTTTGATTTCAGCCTGATTGAATATACTTACTTCCTTTATGAGTTTTATAACTGATTCTCTATTTTCAGGTTTAATTTCTTCTATTCTTTCTTCTGGAATTAGCATATCCAATAATTTCAAGTATTACATCTTCGTATTCCATTTTAGCAGCCTTTACTGCTCGATAAAATCCAGAATCTAAAGAAATATCAGGGTTTGGGTTTACCTCAAGGATGTAAATCTTTTCATCTTTATCCATTCTTATATCAACTCTTCCATAATCCCTAATTTCTAATATTTCTTTAGCCCTAATCGCGATTTGCTCAATTTCCTCCTTTTTTTCTGGTCTAAGGTCAGCTGGATATCTTGGAATGGTTAATATATCCTCCTCAGAGCCTTTTCTCCATTTTGCGTTATAGGTTAAAATTTTAGGTTCAATTTTAAAAATTATTTCTCCTATAGCTAAAATCTTGTCTCCCAGAAAAGCAACGTTAAATTCTCTCCCATCGATATATTTTTCAACTAAAACAGGTGATTTTAATTTTTCAAGAAGTTCAGAAATTTTTTTCTGCAACGAAGGAAAATCATAAACAACACTTGATTTGTCTATTCCTAAACTTGCATCCTGATTATCGGGCTTAACGATAAGAGGATATAAAATATCTAATTCTCTATCTGGAATTTTATCCATGACCTCCCAAGGGGGTACATTAATACCCCAAGAAGACAACATAATTTTAGATTTAGATTTTCTTAATGCAAGA includes:
- a CDS encoding ATP-grasp domain-containing protein encodes the protein MALKVAIVSNEITSNENPDVYLVRDEVKIVKEILKKRGYLYKDISIKKEVFSLIEELQSFKPDVIFNLCEQFDSQSEGEFYVASLFELLGIPYTGSTPFTLALALRKSKSKIMLSSWGINVPPWEVMDKIPDRELDILYPLIVKPDNQDASLGIDKSSVVYDFPSLQKKISELLEKLKSPVLVEKYIDGREFNVAFLGDKILAIGEIIFKIEPKILTYNAKWRKGSEEDILTIPRYPADLRPEKKEEIEQIAIRAKEILEIRDYGRVDIRMDKDEKIYILEVNPNPDISLDSGFYRAVKAAKMEYEDVILEIIGYANSRRKNRRN
- a CDS encoding ABC transporter ATP-binding protein; its protein translation is MKAVEIKNLHKTFFRGLFKKKKTEALKGINLTIEEGEIFCILGPNGSGKTTLINILSTLLLPDKGEVKIFGRDIFKSGNDLKTIINLCSGNPNFPWLFTIEETLRFYGMLYGLKSNKLKEKIKWGMDTFRLWEFADKKFDELSTGTKQRVSLAKSLLNDPKLLFLDEPTVGLDPDIAHKIRKIIKEIHEKNRITIILTTHYMNEAEFLSERIAFLRNGEILFTGTSEELKEKISASTLEEAFIELAK
- a CDS encoding GNAT family N-acetyltransferase, whose product is MKLLDMLIPEERIEEIKPENRESVIKLIKEVSIFNQAEIKIAIELIDLSIKGNKDYITKVYKSKEEDIWGFICYGKNLLGEGVWELYWIAVNPSFQRKGIAKRLMEHFESEVAKDNGRLILIETSSSSIYRSARKLYESMSYSKTCWIKDFYKPGDDKIIYKKIITKKNKLF
- a CDS encoding ABC transporter permease, whose amino-acid sequence is MNWLNKTSAFIFRNWIFSKRSFFSLAELLFWPVIGLLSIGLMADFFQFTKRELGFVLSGSIAMGVLQVTQLDVSYSLLFDIWSKSIKHIFLSPIGVSESLLGSWIVGVVRGFIVFLILLIFSTWAFDFEIPSVIPVIIFLLGLFLSGLIIGANVCILILCFGQRAEITAWSLATLLMLFCGIYYPVDQLPLFFNLFAKIIPITYFLEYFRSFYDFEISSGYPLLKGFSLGILYFIMSLILMRKASHRAKKTGIILRLSE
- a CDS encoding dihydropteroate synthase, producing MIIIGERLNSSRKEVLEALKSKDKEFILKESKQQKEKGAEFIDLNASLLMEKELETLKWAIPIIEKEAGIPVSIDSSDVKVLEKSLEIHQGKAILNSLTIESKKIKYLSGIIKEKKPYIIGLLIDKDGMPNSPEEAYRKTLNFLEIIKHEGIDESEIFIDPLVRPIATNSNIANIFFESLIKIKKSIPELKTVAGISNVSFGLPRRKLINRIFLTISIFNGLDAAILDPLDDEIISTIFSVEALLGKDKNLKNYLLFCRKLKNQY